The genomic window GCAGTGCGGTGGTCCTCACGCGACGGAATGGTGGAGGGGATCCAAAGTATCCCCCAATAATAAATTGGAAAAGTgctaaatttaataaaattcttaTTTTCAGAGAGCCTGTCTAAGGCCATATAAGTCCCAGCGCAACCAGACTCGCTCATGGCACTCACACCAGCAAGAGCTCCAGCTCAGACACCCACTCCGGCACACACCCatctacacacacacactacctaaaacaacaaccaacaagGGTCACAACTGATGtgcggttttggttttatggcTTACGGCTTTGATTGCTGTCATCGCTCAATTGATTTTTCACTAATGCCGTCAATTGGCAAACGCAAAACcgaaataaaagtgaaatgcaaaGCATTAAAAACAACAGAACTTAAacgccaaaataaataatttgtcgAACAGTGACGTGCGTGTGCGATTTTGAGGCAAACAATACATAAATCGCCGAAAAGAAAGGGAAGAGCTTATGTTtgacatgaaattaaatcgCATTCGAAATGGGAACATGTTCCATGGTgaacaataaaactaaaataggATTAGTTGCGGTCCGCGCTTAATTTCACAGTGCGAAATAAAGGCCTGGCTTTGGATGGGTTTCGTAGAATAAtgcgaaaagtgaaaataaacaaaaattgttacAGATACGCTTTAACACAGCAGcggaaaaattgaattaaagcATTGTCGGGGAGACTGGGCCACTTTAAACGAACTTTAGAATTTTCTTTGATAGCTGTCTTTATATtcgttacttgtagagtaaacTAGATTCgtcgaaaaatattttagtcCGTCCGTCTGCCCATCTGTTCGTATAACCGCCTAGATCTCAGGAACTCCTaaatctagaaagttgagattaagcatgcagattccagataCGTAGGCGCttgatttgttttcaaatgctgccacgcccactctaacgcccacaaaccgcccaaaaaaCATGTATTgatatatttctattttggGTAACGGGCATTTGATAGCCTAAAAACTCCACTATAGCattaagttttgttttattatactctttactcgtagagtaaaagggcagaaggaagcgtttccggccatatacagtatatatattattgatcagaatcaatagttgagtcgatctgaccatgttTGTATATTCGTGgggatctcaggaactataaaagctagtaagttgagattaagctctccagagacatagacgaagctcaagtttgttgacccatgttgccacgcccactctatcgCTCACAaactgttttgatattttttcatagttttattaGTCTTAGTTTTACTAGTCTTCTTCtttagccacgcccactctaacgcccacaaaccgcaaaaaactgtccatgttttcaatttatttttttccgaAATTCTACCAATATTTCGGAAACGGAAATTTCTCGTTCCCTGATGTACTGCCCTGGGAACAAATGTGTCGCAGGTTTGTCGTTTTGAACTACAGAAGTGGTTATATGTGATTCCGCTGTTTTCAATGTCAGACTAGATGGTGGCAGTTTAAAGGCACCCTTTTAAATGAACGCACTCAGGCCACTTAGAAGGACCACACATCGCCCCGGATCAACCAACATTTGGTGGCCTTCGCGCCGACGCTGGTTCCGTGCATCAGCATTCAATTTGTCTGGTTGCTCGCAAATCTTCGggcagcacagcagcagccgctCTGAGCTTAGCTATCTGCGGAAATTTGCTCAGTTACTTTTGCGCAATCCCCAAATCCCAGTTCAATTTTATCTATGTATCTATCTGAAACTGCTTGGCAAATAGCAAACTCTTCGCTCAGTCCCTCTGTCTCTCTGTGTGCAGGTTGAATGGAACTGTTGACGCAAATGGACAACAAAGCTTGGCACTCAGGAACCCTGCTCTATTCTTTGCAGCTGCCCAACTAGTGATTGTGGCTAAAGGGAAATGCATGGTTCGTTTAATGGCAACTGGGCTTGAATTcatgtttattgcattttgccTCGTTCTGTGGCAAATAAATGCCAACTGATACCAGCAACCTGTGATATGCACGGTTTTAAAAGGTAGTTCTGCACCATgcttaatttttgtattcgtTCTTCCTTTCATTTGACCCGGGAGAATGCCTGGCAAAGGCCTCCCTCaaagccacc from Drosophila yakuba strain Tai18E2 chromosome 2L, Prin_Dyak_Tai18E2_2.1, whole genome shotgun sequence includes these protein-coding regions:
- the LOC120320765 gene encoding uncharacterized protein LOC120320765, which codes for MCGFGFMAYGFDCCHRSIDFSLMPSIGKRKTEIKVKCKALKTTELKRQNK